A region of the Prevotella intermedia ATCC 25611 = DSM 20706 genome:
TAAAATCATCATCTATACAGACGAAAGTGGTTCGACAAAGTTAGACGTAAGGCTTGAAGACGAAACCTTATGGCTCACCCAAGCTCAGCTATGCAGCTTATATAAAACGAGCAAATCGAATGTAAGTGAACACATAAAACATATATTCGAGGAGGACGAACTACAAGAAGATTCAGTTGTTCGGAAATTCCGAACAGCTGCCGCCGACGGTAAGATGTATCTAACTACCTTCTATAACCTTGATATGATTATTGCCTTGGGGTATCGTGTGCGCAGTATCATAGCCACTCGCTTTCGCCAATGGGCAACACAACGCCTGAAAGAATACATCACAAAAGGCTTTACTATCGACGATGACAGGCTGAAAGAGCTTGGTGGAGGCAGCTATTGGAAGGAGCTTTTAGACCGTATTAGAGATATTCGGGCAACCGAAAAGGTGCTGTATCGACAGGTTTTGGAAATCTATGCAACCAGTATCGACTATGATCCACGTGCTTCTGTATCGCAGACATTCTTCCAAAAGGTGCAGAATAAAATTCATTATGCAATTCATAAGCATACG
Encoded here:
- a CDS encoding virulence RhuM family protein, with the translated sequence MEEKNKIIIYTDESGSTKLDVRLEDETLWLTQAQLCSLYKTSKSNVSEHIKHIFEEDELQEDSVVRKFRTAAADGKMYLTTFYNLDMIIALGYRVRSIIATRFRQWATQRLKEYITKGFTIDDDRLKELGGGSYWKELLDRIRDIRATEKVLYRQVLEIYATSIDYDPRASVSQTFFQKVQNKIHYAIHKHTAAELIVERADAEKEFMGLLTFKGNQPTLFEARTAKNYLNDKELRAMGQLVSGYLDFAERQAEREQPMTMEDWANYLDRILTMSGEQLLKDSGKVSHAEAIEHATIEYRKYKQRTISDVEQDYLNSIKQLGDIK